From one Paenibacillus sp. FSL K6-1330 genomic stretch:
- a CDS encoding AraC family transcriptional regulator: MNGSLFQQMLEEGDYVPRFYAYYYKQWMDYEMPYHQHDSTEIMYMIQGVCRIDVKVGDTEKSVTLKKGEFMVLDADIPHRLIVEQAVSCRMLNVEFGFMENEGRTLSLRQIAGEEQEVSFLLNRPFPYLVLADQEEVYPVLRSLVLELDQRGTEGRMMTHMLFIQLLVCIARLYEERERSEVQQSEFYIKRSVDFLHQNYDRHIQVKDVAAEVNLHPGYLHRVFRRGTGRTITEYLTMIRMEKAKMLLEQTDIPIDEISDYVGVGSRQYFHMLFKKNTGTTPVEYRLRKDRNAWKYGDQDARSDKK; encoded by the coding sequence GTGAATGGCAGCTTGTTTCAGCAGATGTTAGAAGAGGGGGATTATGTCCCGCGCTTTTACGCCTATTACTATAAGCAGTGGATGGATTATGAAATGCCATACCATCAGCATGACTCAACCGAGATTATGTATATGATCCAAGGGGTGTGCCGGATTGACGTAAAGGTAGGCGATACGGAAAAGAGTGTCACGCTCAAAAAAGGGGAGTTTATGGTGCTGGATGCCGATATTCCGCATCGGTTAATCGTTGAGCAGGCGGTCTCCTGCCGAATGCTGAATGTGGAATTCGGGTTTATGGAAAATGAAGGGAGGACGCTTTCTCTCAGGCAGATTGCAGGTGAGGAGCAAGAGGTGTCTTTTCTCCTGAATCGGCCGTTTCCCTACTTGGTGCTAGCGGATCAGGAGGAGGTATATCCGGTGCTGCGGAGCCTCGTGCTTGAACTCGATCAGAGAGGGACGGAGGGGAGAATGATGACGCATATGCTGTTTATTCAGTTGCTTGTCTGTATCGCCCGTCTGTATGAAGAAAGGGAACGCAGCGAAGTGCAGCAGAGCGAGTTCTATATTAAACGAAGCGTCGATTTCTTGCATCAGAACTATGATCGCCATATTCAGGTAAAGGACGTTGCCGCTGAAGTGAATCTGCATCCCGGCTACTTGCATCGGGTATTCCGCAGAGGGACGGGCAGGACAATAACGGAGTATCTGACCATGATTCGAATGGAAAAGGCCAAAATGCTGCTGGAGCAGACGGATATCCCCATAGATGAAATATCGGACTATGTGGGTGTTGGCAGCAGGCAATATTTTCATATGTTGTTCAAGAAGAATACGGGAACCACGCCAGTGGAATATCGGCTGCGGAAGGATCGGAATGCCTGGAAATACGGTGATCAGGATGCCAGATCAGATAAGAAGTGA
- a CDS encoding methyl-accepting chemotaxis protein: MKRLKSLKSLFAMKLQSRMLFIILGSITIFLAGMMTYISMTTTEEALDSAKTLAVTTSEKIGTLVQAELDDVMSSARTLAVSFVGMKGTDTTNRAAVNEILRRNLEDNPSWKGIWTLWEPDAFDGRDNEYRNKQGSDQTGRLMSYWARTESGLERSVIEDYEHEGEGDFYLLAKNSGKEIIMDPYVFKVGNEDVMMTSLVVPIIDNGKTVGVVGVDISLAHLQSVMEQFRLFDTGYAHIFSNTGVIVTSPEDGVMGQTLEEAYPGKTVPLILDAIREGDVYTEEDSELYKLYTPIKTGLTETPWSAAIIIPMDEITANSDALIISIIVAGLTTLVAMAAVVVLLTRSIVKPLGISVSIGEFMSKGDFTQEVPAAYLRRADEIGTLSRVFAQLLESMREMIGKVNLNASSVAAASQQLSAGAEELAVGSSSQAESVQTVSELFHEWSNAINSVASDASAASELVNQTSGIATEGSGIVQQSVEGMNRVREQVAKLEADSQRIGEIIEVIDDIAKQTNLLALNATIEAARAGDQGRGFAVVADEVRKLAERSGGATKQIADIIKGMQKNTADSVEAVNLGVIHTEKAGEAFAYITSMVNESAGKVMDIAAASEEQAAQAAEVATAIETISSSTEETAATSEESAATAQSLAELAEELNHTVSAFKIS, translated from the coding sequence ATGAAACGATTGAAGTCTTTGAAATCTCTGTTTGCAATGAAACTCCAGAGTCGTATGCTGTTTATTATTTTGGGGTCGATTACGATTTTTCTAGCTGGCATGATGACGTATATCAGTATGACTACAACGGAGGAAGCTCTGGATTCGGCCAAGACGCTTGCGGTGACAACGAGTGAGAAGATTGGCACGCTGGTACAAGCAGAGCTTGACGATGTCATGAGCTCCGCACGTACATTAGCTGTAAGCTTTGTTGGAATGAAAGGGACCGATACCACGAATCGCGCAGCCGTTAATGAAATACTGAGAAGAAATCTGGAAGACAATCCGTCCTGGAAAGGGATCTGGACCTTATGGGAGCCGGATGCCTTTGATGGCCGGGACAACGAATACAGAAACAAACAGGGCAGTGATCAAACGGGGCGATTGATGTCCTACTGGGCAAGAACGGAATCCGGCCTGGAACGCTCCGTAATCGAGGATTACGAGCACGAAGGGGAAGGTGACTTCTATCTCCTGGCGAAGAACAGCGGAAAAGAAATCATTATGGATCCGTACGTCTTCAAAGTAGGCAACGAAGATGTCATGATGACATCGCTCGTTGTTCCGATTATCGATAACGGAAAGACTGTCGGCGTGGTTGGCGTCGATATTTCCCTGGCACATTTGCAAAGCGTAATGGAGCAATTCCGATTGTTCGACACGGGGTATGCGCATATTTTTTCGAATACCGGCGTGATCGTAACGTCGCCGGAGGACGGGGTGATGGGGCAGACGTTGGAGGAGGCCTATCCTGGCAAGACGGTTCCCCTTATCCTTGATGCGATTCGGGAAGGAGATGTCTATACTGAGGAAGATTCCGAGCTGTACAAGCTGTATACCCCGATTAAGACCGGATTGACCGAAACGCCATGGTCTGCTGCTATCATTATCCCGATGGATGAGATTACGGCAAATTCGGATGCGTTGATTATCTCCATTATCGTTGCCGGACTGACCACTCTGGTGGCCATGGCGGCTGTCGTGGTCCTGTTAACGAGATCCATCGTGAAACCATTGGGCATTTCCGTTTCCATCGGAGAGTTCATGTCGAAGGGAGACTTCACGCAGGAGGTGCCTGCGGCTTATCTCCGCAGAGCCGATGAAATCGGCACGTTGTCCAGAGTATTCGCGCAGCTGCTGGAGAGCATGCGGGAGATGATCGGCAAAGTGAACCTGAACGCATCATCGGTAGCCGCCGCTTCACAGCAGCTATCGGCTGGTGCCGAGGAACTTGCGGTTGGAAGCAGCAGTCAGGCTGAATCCGTGCAAACGGTCAGTGAATTGTTCCATGAATGGTCAAATGCCATCAATTCTGTTGCGAGCGATGCATCAGCAGCATCCGAGCTTGTAAACCAGACCTCCGGCATTGCAACGGAAGGCAGCGGTATCGTCCAGCAGTCGGTGGAAGGCATGAATCGGGTACGAGAGCAGGTTGCCAAACTCGAAGCTGATTCCCAGCGGATTGGCGAGATTATCGAGGTGATTGACGATATCGCCAAGCAGACCAATCTGCTTGCCCTTAATGCCACGATCGAGGCTGCCCGCGCCGGCGATCAAGGAAGAGGCTTCGCTGTGGTGGCGGATGAAGTGCGCAAGCTAGCCGAACGTAGCGGAGGAGCGACGAAGCAGATCGCCGATATCATCAAGGGCATGCAGAAGAATACGGCTGATAGCGTGGAGGCGGTGAATCTAGGCGTCATCCACACGGAAAAAGCCGGTGAAGCCTTTGCCTACATTACAAGTATGGTGAATGAGTCTGCCGGTAAAGTAATGGATATTGCAGCTGCCAGCGAGGAGCAGGCAGCCCAGGCTGCCGAGGTGGCGACCGCAATTGAAACCATATCTTCGTCGACGGAGGAAACGGCGGCTACAAGCGAGGAATCGGCTGCAACGGCACAATCGCTTGCCGAGCTTGCTGAAGAGTTAAACCATACCGTATCGGCCTTCAAAATCTCGTAG
- a CDS encoding alpha-glucosidase/alpha-galactosidase, with the protein MSFKVAFIGAGSIGFTRGILRDLLTVPEFRDIEVSFTDISQHNLDMVTELCQRDITENGLSIAIQSTTDRRQALQGAKYVICTIRVGGLEAFRTDVDIPLKYGIDQCVGDTLCAGGIMYGQRGIPEMLNICQDIREVCAPDVLLLNYSNPMAMLTWACNQYGGVRTIGLCHGVQHGHHQIAEVYGLQKQEVDIVCAGINHQTWYIQASHKGKDLTAGLLEAFERHPEYSRTEKVRIDMLRRFGYYSTESNGHLSEYVPWYRKRAEEITEWIDLSSWINGETGGYLRVCTEGRNWFETDFPNWMQDPAMEYTPEHRGEEHGSYIIEGLETGRVYRGHFNVMNEGIIANLPNDAIIEAPGYVDRNGISMPHVGNLPLGPAAVCGVSISVQRLAVEAAVHGDDKLLRQAFMMDPLVGAVCNPKEIWQLVDEMLVAGEAWLPQYAVSITEAKARLISDNLIPTRSYEGAARLKVKTVEEMQLDREKANKNAGESDKGKDREKV; encoded by the coding sequence ATGTCATTTAAGGTTGCTTTTATCGGCGCGGGCAGCATCGGCTTTACCCGGGGAATTCTGCGTGACTTGTTGACTGTACCGGAATTTAGGGATATCGAGGTCTCTTTCACCGATATCAGTCAGCATAACCTGGATATGGTCACGGAATTGTGTCAGCGGGACATTACCGAGAACGGACTGTCGATTGCGATCCAGTCCACCACGGATCGAAGACAAGCCCTGCAGGGTGCAAAATATGTCATCTGCACCATTCGCGTGGGCGGACTGGAGGCATTCCGTACGGATGTGGACATTCCGCTGAAATATGGCATCGATCAATGCGTGGGCGACACGCTCTGTGCAGGCGGCATTATGTATGGCCAGCGGGGAATCCCTGAGATGCTGAACATTTGCCAGGATATTCGCGAGGTGTGCGCACCAGATGTACTGCTGCTGAACTACTCGAATCCCATGGCTATGCTGACATGGGCATGCAATCAGTATGGCGGCGTGCGGACGATTGGATTATGCCATGGCGTACAGCATGGGCATCACCAAATCGCCGAGGTTTATGGCTTGCAGAAACAGGAAGTCGATATTGTCTGTGCCGGCATTAATCATCAAACCTGGTATATTCAAGCCTCACATAAAGGCAAGGACTTGACGGCTGGACTGCTGGAAGCGTTCGAACGGCATCCGGAGTATAGCAGGACAGAGAAGGTTCGCATCGATATGCTGCGGCGTTTCGGATACTACAGCACCGAATCCAACGGCCATCTAAGCGAATATGTTCCTTGGTACCGTAAACGGGCGGAGGAAATTACGGAGTGGATTGACCTCAGCAGTTGGATAAACGGAGAGACAGGCGGATATTTGCGAGTCTGTACCGAGGGACGCAACTGGTTCGAGACGGATTTCCCGAACTGGATGCAAGATCCGGCTATGGAGTACACGCCGGAGCACCGGGGAGAGGAGCATGGCTCCTACATTATTGAAGGCTTGGAAACCGGCCGGGTATACCGGGGGCATTTTAATGTAATGAATGAGGGCATTATCGCTAATCTGCCGAATGATGCAATCATTGAGGCGCCGGGTTACGTAGACCGCAACGGCATTTCCATGCCGCATGTAGGGAATTTGCCGTTAGGGCCGGCTGCGGTGTGTGGCGTAAGCATATCCGTTCAACGGCTGGCGGTCGAAGCGGCGGTTCATGGAGATGACAAGCTGCTTCGTCAGGCATTTATGATGGATCCGCTGGTTGGAGCGGTATGTAATCCGAAGGAAATCTGGCAGCTGGTCGATGAAATGCTGGTAGCCGGTGAAGCGTGGCTTCCTCAGTATGCGGTTTCGATCACTGAAGCGAAAGCACGTCTAATATCCGACAATCTGATCCCCACCCGTTCGTATGAAGGAGCAGCCAGACTCAAGGTGAAGACGGTGGAGGAGATGCAGCTCGATCGGGAGAAGGCGAACAAAAACGCAGGTGAATCCGACAAAGGGAAGGATCGCGAAAAAGTTTAA
- a CDS encoding PAS domain S-box protein: MVLVALTITFWIFLFKSAYQRKLSHQALDMAKGRFRLLDDMLLTLDVGIWSYDFGTRSIQNTSLAFHKITGYSHRDFTDGLSWEELIHPEDMTLFRSLVDRTRQGETVHTEFRIIHAEGDVRWVQVKMIPMMNESGQMIRTDGIAVDISTRFRMEEALYDITECKKMEQALKESMNRYRRLVELSPIAIAVCKDRKLMYVNPAGLRIIGAAGPENILGTDPWDWVLDPYEEWERKRLMQLIRSGQVVPEELSIKRVDGERVDVVTTALYDAESDAIEIFFEDITARKSAERALMESDRINRHILDIAPVAMFLHSDFSYVYANPAGLSLLGIADIVQLAGTSLQDVIPSDQVEFVIAEVEHVYESGNTSELTGNKLVQLDGTIIDIEAITTPIPYIGHNTALTIIRDVTQQKQAERERIAAERLVRESEDRYFRLQMSLDQFSSDLFGMVKISELNARIVREIKKVLVTDRVSLIQINHHSLHIKIQGGHKVLPQGVLHAIHTCGPEHIPFCKLFEMSDGYFVKIGEMNGDSSIVCIGGEVPLLMIQAKKIWLETITRYASVLYDNFRVIEDLTRELEKLDSSQQIMPLWLLRLMLHLSENERKRLSQDLHDAALQEQIIWYRKLNQITSDHELPEQLRPQLEEIEQGLLDVIYQIRITCNELRPPLLKEEGLERSLEALFEFTQLRTNYSIQFDCSNFDDDISDDHLIGLYRIVQELLANATKHSNATEVKLRLSTQCDEVNLSYEDNGIGIDLNQKPDQFNHMGIGGMKERVRSMNGKIQFDSSKSGGTAVYISITAK; the protein is encoded by the coding sequence TTGGTATTAGTCGCCCTCACCATCACATTCTGGATTTTCTTGTTCAAAAGCGCATATCAGCGAAAGTTAAGCCATCAGGCCTTGGATATGGCCAAAGGCAGATTCCGACTGCTTGATGATATGCTGCTTACGCTTGATGTTGGCATTTGGTCATACGATTTCGGCACAAGGAGTATCCAAAATACTTCTTTGGCTTTTCATAAAATTACAGGTTATTCACATCGTGATTTCACGGACGGTCTTTCCTGGGAAGAGCTGATCCATCCAGAGGATATGACGTTGTTTCGATCATTGGTCGACAGAACTCGACAAGGTGAGACCGTTCATACTGAATTCCGGATTATTCATGCAGAGGGCGATGTTCGCTGGGTCCAAGTGAAGATGATTCCGATGATGAATGAATCCGGGCAAATGATCCGTACAGATGGTATTGCCGTTGATATTAGCACACGTTTCCGCATGGAGGAGGCGCTGTATGATATTACGGAATGCAAGAAGATGGAGCAAGCGCTCAAGGAAAGCATGAACCGGTATCGCAGGCTGGTAGAGCTATCTCCTATTGCCATTGCCGTTTGTAAGGACCGCAAGCTGATGTATGTAAATCCCGCTGGACTTCGGATCATTGGAGCGGCTGGGCCTGAGAATATCCTGGGTACCGATCCTTGGGACTGGGTGCTGGATCCCTACGAGGAGTGGGAACGCAAACGGCTCATGCAGCTTATTCGATCAGGGCAGGTCGTTCCCGAGGAATTATCCATAAAGCGGGTTGACGGAGAGCGGGTCGATGTCGTGACAACGGCCTTGTATGATGCGGAATCTGACGCGATTGAGATTTTCTTCGAGGATATCACCGCCCGCAAATCCGCGGAACGGGCCCTTATGGAAAGCGACCGAATCAACCGCCATATCCTGGATATCGCTCCTGTTGCGATGTTCCTGCACTCCGATTTTTCTTATGTTTATGCGAATCCGGCGGGCCTTTCCTTATTGGGTATAGCGGATATCGTACAATTAGCGGGAACTTCACTCCAGGACGTAATCCCCTCGGATCAGGTCGAGTTCGTGATTGCGGAGGTTGAGCATGTGTACGAAAGCGGGAATACCTCGGAGCTCACCGGGAACAAACTGGTCCAACTGGATGGAACGATCATCGATATAGAGGCAATTACGACACCTATTCCTTATATAGGTCATAACACGGCGCTTACCATTATTCGCGATGTTACGCAGCAGAAGCAGGCTGAACGGGAGCGCATTGCGGCAGAAAGGCTAGTTCGGGAGAGCGAGGACCGTTATTTTAGGCTGCAAATGAGCCTGGATCAATTCTCTTCCGACCTTTTTGGGATGGTGAAGATCAGTGAATTGAACGCCCGTATCGTGAGGGAAATTAAGAAGGTGCTGGTGACGGATCGGGTGAGCCTCATCCAGATCAACCACCACAGCCTGCATATCAAAATCCAAGGGGGCCATAAAGTTCTGCCGCAAGGTGTGCTTCATGCGATCCATACATGCGGTCCCGAGCATATTCCATTCTGTAAACTGTTTGAGATGTCCGACGGATATTTTGTCAAGATTGGAGAAATGAACGGGGATAGCAGCATTGTCTGCATTGGCGGAGAGGTTCCCTTGCTAATGATTCAGGCCAAAAAAATATGGCTGGAGACCATTACGCGCTATGCAAGTGTCCTGTACGATAACTTCCGCGTCATTGAGGATTTGACGAGGGAGCTGGAGAAGCTGGATTCATCCCAGCAGATCATGCCCTTGTGGCTGCTGCGACTGATGTTGCATTTATCTGAAAATGAGCGGAAGCGATTGTCCCAAGATCTTCACGATGCTGCGCTCCAGGAACAGATTATATGGTACAGGAAATTAAATCAGATTACATCGGATCATGAGCTGCCGGAGCAACTTCGCCCACAGCTGGAGGAAATCGAGCAGGGGCTTCTGGATGTCATATATCAGATTCGAATTACGTGCAACGAGCTTCGCCCCCCGCTGCTCAAGGAGGAGGGTTTGGAACGTTCGCTGGAGGCATTGTTTGAATTTACCCAGCTCCGCACCAATTATTCTATACAGTTCGACTGCTCGAACTTCGATGATGATATAAGTGACGATCACTTGATCGGACTGTACAGAATTGTCCAGGAGCTGCTGGCCAATGCCACGAAGCATTCCAACGCGACCGAGGTAAAGCTCCGTTTGTCCACTCAGTGTGATGAGGTCAATCTTAGCTATGAAGATAACGGGATTGGGATCGATTTGAACCAGAAACCGGATCAATTCAATCATATGGGGATCGGCGGCATGAAGGAAAGGGTGAGAAGCATGAACGGTAAAATCCAGTTCGACTCATCGAAGAGCGGGGGGACGGCTGTCTATATATCCATAACAGCAAAGTAA
- a CDS encoding response regulator transcription factor, with the protein MIEILLVDDHPSVMEGTKVLLEQEKDMFVKLANTPEQALELVRTLHFDVMLIDMHMPGMSGIDLAKQILQIVPNAVMLVYTGFEVSNHFNLIMEAGLAGFVSKTSGKEQLVTAVRCALRGEVVLPLTLVKQLRRVTANGPERTAGAPAAQSITDKEYSILKEIARGKSNKEIAGMVIMSQRSLEYCLTNLFQKLNVKSRIEAALKAKQMGILSDSDFVQLG; encoded by the coding sequence ATGATCGAAATTTTATTAGTGGATGACCATCCCTCGGTGATGGAGGGAACCAAGGTGCTGCTTGAGCAGGAAAAGGATATGTTCGTGAAGCTTGCGAATACGCCGGAGCAGGCGCTGGAGCTGGTGAGAACGTTGCATTTTGACGTAATGCTGATTGATATGCATATGCCGGGCATGAGCGGAATTGATTTGGCCAAGCAGATCCTCCAAATCGTTCCGAACGCGGTGATGCTGGTTTATACGGGTTTTGAAGTCAGCAATCATTTTAATTTGATTATGGAGGCCGGACTGGCTGGTTTTGTCTCGAAAACGTCGGGCAAAGAGCAGTTGGTAACGGCTGTTCGATGTGCGCTGCGAGGGGAAGTAGTTCTGCCGTTAACACTTGTGAAGCAGCTCCGGCGTGTTACCGCAAATGGTCCGGAACGGACAGCAGGGGCGCCGGCAGCCCAGTCTATAACCGATAAAGAATATAGTATTCTCAAGGAAATCGCTCGCGGAAAGAGTAACAAGGAGATTGCGGGAATGGTGATCATGAGCCAGCGTTCACTGGAGTACTGCTTAACCAATCTGTTTCAAAAGTTGAATGTGAAGTCACGCATAGAAGCTGCACTGAAGGCAAAGCAGATGGGAATCCTCTCGGATTCGGATTTTGTTCAGCTGGGCTGA
- a CDS encoding ABC transporter ATP-binding protein, whose product MKKNDVLIRGEHLTKVFGYGKQKTTAVEDVSFTFHEGEIISIVGESGSGKTTLAKMIMGLLKESSGTIEYMGKPRQLKRHRDRKRYWKNIQAIFQDPFSSFNLFYKVEKLLLDCIKLQGDKLTKEEQFRKMKEACSFVNLKFEELHNKYPFELSGGQMQRLMIARIFMLHPKLLIADEPTSMVDACSRSTILDMLLKLRDENNMTIIFITHDVGLAYYVSDTLYIMEQGKVVERGPAEEVILNPQHPYTQQLISDVPKIHSEWDLA is encoded by the coding sequence ATGAAGAAGAATGATGTCCTGATTCGGGGAGAGCATCTTACCAAGGTATTCGGTTACGGAAAGCAGAAGACAACCGCCGTGGAGGATGTTAGCTTTACCTTCCATGAAGGCGAAATCATATCGATTGTCGGCGAGAGCGGAAGCGGCAAAACGACACTGGCCAAAATGATCATGGGCCTGCTGAAGGAGAGCAGCGGTACGATTGAGTATATGGGCAAGCCAAGACAACTGAAGCGGCACAGAGACCGCAAGCGCTATTGGAAAAACATCCAGGCGATCTTCCAGGACCCGTTCTCTTCGTTCAATCTGTTCTACAAAGTCGAGAAACTGCTGCTCGACTGCATCAAGCTGCAGGGTGATAAACTGACGAAGGAGGAGCAATTCCGCAAAATGAAGGAAGCGTGCTCCTTCGTCAATCTGAAATTTGAAGAGCTGCACAATAAATACCCGTTCGAACTGTCCGGCGGGCAAATGCAGCGCCTGATGATTGCCCGGATCTTCATGCTTCATCCGAAGCTGCTGATTGCGGATGAACCGACCTCCATGGTTGACGCATGCTCACGATCCACGATACTGGATATGCTCTTGAAGCTGCGGGATGAGAACAACATGACAATTATTTTCATTACCCATGACGTAGGGCTTGCTTATTATGTAAGCGATACGCTGTATATTATGGAGCAGGGGAAAGTTGTGGAGCGGGGACCAGCGGAAGAGGTGATCTTGAATCCGCAGCATCCTTATACCCAGCAGTTAATTTCAGATGTGCCCAAGATCCACTCCGAGTGGGATTTGGCATGA